Proteins co-encoded in one Brassica oleracea var. oleracea cultivar TO1000 chromosome C4, BOL, whole genome shotgun sequence genomic window:
- the LOC106342895 gene encoding lysine-specific demethylase JMJ25 isoform X1 — protein MGSVSLEHYSLLMENSLTYSWWTKKKRSFRLFKSKGSASRRGDKEACTSSKPVISRVYCRKRKHSVDDQDLALETNDKRSSKVEAVPKDVKHSSDDDIMLSDWITRRRNTVENREDKGKEEVDAKSEDDDDCTILENQSSKRFTSKRKDRRQLELEEDMEWEEEVNLISKMKASSRRRRKASNIPENDTVATSSQSRSPDSEVLDALLKIGSSDDSTTIRNTSKESKERNAICHQCLKGERVTLLICRECKDTMYCLQCTRKWYPQLSEDHVVDKCPSCRKNCNCSRCLHLNGLIKTSNKELSSSERRQHLQYLISLMLPFLKKISESQSEEIEIEAKVQGILPSEVDVNRAVSYCDERVYCDHCATSIVDLHRSCPKCSYELCLKCCQEIRQGSISERPEIKLHYVDKGYKYMHGLEMEPSSSSVSEEDEEAKPSPQWNVGFNGSITCAPKALGGCGECTLKLQRILPRMRMSDLEQKAETLLASYIISLPRALNCKCSALETDMRRKAASRTTSNDNYLFCPDSLDILKEEELLHFQEHWAKGEPVIARNVLDSTPGLSWEPMVMWRALCENADLSTSSSKMSHVRAIDCLSQCEVEVNTRDFFEGYSKGRTYENFWPEMLKLKDWPPSDKFEDLLPRHCDEFISALPFQEYSDPRTGILNIAAKLPEGLIKPDLGPKTYIAYGIPDELGRGDSVTKLHCDMSDAVNILTHTAEVTLSQEQISAVKDIKQKHKEQNRFETNGTGVACSQEEVEKNMPEILSHENDETGNALWDIFRREDIPKLEEYLRKHCKEFRHAYCCPVTKVYHPIHDQSCYLTVEHKRKLKAEFGIEPWTFVQKLGEAVFIPAGCPHQVRNLKSCTKVAVDFVSPENIKECLRLTEEFRQLPKNHKAREDKLEIKKMVIYAIEQALIELETLPKETKPVPNS, from the exons ATGGGCAGTGTTAGTTTGGAGCATTACAGTCTTCTGATGGAGAATTCTCTAACTTATTCTTGGTGGACCAAGAAGAAGAGAAGTTTTAGATTATTCAAGTCCAAAGGTTCTGCTAGTAGGAGGGGAGATAAAGAGGCCTGCACGAGCTCCAAGCCTGTGATATCGAGAGTCTATTGTAGGAAAAGGAAGCATTCCGTAGACGATCAAGATTTAGCGCTTGAAACCAACGACAAAAGAAGCAGCAAAGTTGAAGCTGTTCCTAAAGATGTGAAACACTCTTCTGATGATGATATCATGTTAAGTGATTGGATTACTAGGCGGAGGAACACCGTGGAAAATAGGGAAGATAAGGGCAAAGAAGAAGTTGATGCTAAATCTGAAGATGACGATGATTGCACAATATTAGAGAATCAGAGTTCTAAAAGATTCACTAGTAAAAGGAAAGACAGGCGCCAACTAGAACTTGAAGAAGACATGGAATGGGAAGAAGAAGTTAACCTGATTTCTAAGATGAAGGCATCATCCCGAAGAAGAAGGAAAGCTTCCAACATTCCTGAAAATGACACAGTTGCTACTTCTTCTCAGTCACGTTCGCCAGATTCAGAAGTATTAGATGCCCTTTTGAAAATTGGCAGTTCTGATGACTCCACAACCATTAGAAATACTTCAAAG GAGTCTAAGGAACGCAATGCAATTTGCCACCAGTGCTTGAAAGGGGAAAGGGTAACTCTTCTCATCTGCAGAGAATGTAAAGACACCATGTATTGTCTTCAATGTACAAGGAAATG GTATCCACAGTTATCTGAGGATCATGTCGTTGATAAATGTCCTTCCTGCCGCAAAAACTGTAACTGCAGCAGATGCTTGCATTTGAATGGTTTAATCAAG ACATCGAACAAGGAACTCTCAAGTTCTGAAAGACGCCAGCATCTCCAATACTTGATTTCACTGATGCTTCCATTTCTGAAAAAAATATCTGAATCCCAGAGTGAAGAGATTGAAATTGAGGCAAAGGTTCAAG GAATACTGCCATCTGAAGTTGATGTAAATAGGGCAGTAAGCTACTGTGATGAACGTGTATACTG TGATCATTGCGCAACTTCAATCGTTGACTTGCACCGCAGCTGCCCAAAGTGCTCTTACGAGCTTTGTCTGAAATGCTGCCAAGAGATTCGCCAAGGATCGATCTCTGAACGCCCTGAGATAAAGTTACACTATGTTGACAAAGGATACAAGTATATGCATGGTCTAGAAATGGAGCCGAGCTCCTCTTCTGTATCTGAGGAGGACGAAGAAGCTAAACCATCCCCTCAGTGGAATGTTGGTTTCAACGGAAGCATCACTTGCGCACCGAAAGCACTAGGTGGTTGTGGCGAATGTACGTTGAAGCTTCAGCGAATCTTACCGCGGATGCGGATGTCAGACTTGGAACAAAAGGCAGAGACTCTCTTGGCATCGTACATTATAAGCCTCCCTAGAGCGTTGAACTGTAAGTGCTCTGCCTTGGAGACAGATATGAGAAGGAAAGCAGCTTCGAGGACGACATCAAACGACAACTACTTGTTCTGTCCTGATTCTCTTGATATCTTGAAGGAAGAAGAGCTTCTGCATTTCCAAGAGCATTGGGCTAAAGGTGAACCAGTAATCGCCAGGAACGTTCTTGATAGCACACCTGGTTTAAGCTGGGAGCCGATGGTTATGTGGCGAGCTTTATGCGAAAATGCGGATTTATCAACATCAAGTTCTAAGATGTCTCACGTCAGAGCAATTGATTGTTTATCTCAGTGTGAG GTGGAGGTGAACACTCGTGACTTCTTTGAAGGTTATAGCAAGGGAAGAACTTATGAAAACTTCTGGCCTGAGATGTTGAAGCTAAAGGACTGGCCTCCTTCTGATAAATTTGAAGACCTTTTACCTCGCCACTGTGACGAGTTCATATCCGCATTACCTTTCCAAGAATATAGCGATCCTAGAACCGGAATTCTGAACATTGCAGCAAAGCTTCCTGAAGGTCTCATCAAACCGGACCTGGGTCCAAAAACTTACATTGCCTATGGGATTCCAGATGAGCTTGGTAGAGGCGATTCCGTGACTAAGCTTCACTGTGATATGTCTGATGCGGTTAATATATTGACGCATACGGCTGAAGTAACGTTAAGTCAAGAGCAGATATCTGCAGTTAAAGATATAAAGCAGAAACACAAGGAACAGAACAGGTTCGAAACAAATGGCACTGGTGTTGCATGTAGCCAAGAGGAAGTAGAAAAGAACATGCCAGAGATTCTGAGCCATGAAAATGATGAAACGGGAAATGCCCTTTGGGACATATTTAGGAGAGAAGATATTCCTAAGTTGGAAGAGTATCTGAGAAAGCATTGTAAAGAGTTTAGGCACGCTTATTGTTGCCCAGTCACAAAG GTTTATCATCCGATACATGACCAATCATGCTATTTAACCGTTGAGCATAAAAGAAAACTCAAGGCGGAGTTCG GGATCGAACCATGGACGTTTGTGCAAAAGCTAGGAGAAGCGGTGTTTATTCCTGCGGGCTGTCCTCATCAAGTTCGGAATCTGAAG TCGTGCACAAAAGTGGCAGTAGACTTTGTATCACCAGAGAACATTAAAGAGTGTCTGCGTCTGACAGAGGAGTTTCGCCAACTTCCCAAGAACCATAAGGCCAGAGAGGACAAACTTGAG ATAAAGAAGATGGTGATCTATGCGATCGAGCAAGCTCTCATAGAACTTGAGACGCTACCAAAAGAGACCAAACCAGTGCCCAATAGTTGA
- the LOC106342895 gene encoding lysine-specific demethylase JMJ25 isoform X2 yields the protein MGSVSLEHYSLLMENSLTYSWWTKKKRSFRLFKSKGSASRRGDKEACTSSKPVISRVYCRKRKHSVDDQDLALETNDKRSSKVEAVPKDVKHSSDDDIMLSDWITRRRNTVENREDKGKEEVDAKSEDDDDCTILENQSSKRFTSKRKDRRQLELEEDMEWEEEVNLISKMKASSRRRRKASNIPENDTVATSSQSRSPDSEVLDALLKIGSSDDSTTIRNTSKESKERNAICHQCLKGERVTLLICRECKDTMYCLQCTRKWYPQLSEDHVVDKCPSCRKNCNCSRCLHLNGLIKTSNKELSSSERRQHLQYLISLMLPFLKKISESQSEEIEIEAKVQGILPSEVDVNRAVSYCDERVYCDHCATSIVDLHRSCPKCSYELCLKCCQEIRQGSISERPEIKLHYVDKGYKYMHGLEMEPSSSSVSEEDEEAKPSPQWNVGFNGSITCAPKALGGCGECTLKLQRILPRMRMSDLEQKAETLLASYIISLPRALNCKCSALETDMRRKAASRTTSNDNYLFCPDSLDILKEEELLHFQEHWAKGEPVIARNVLDSTPGLSWEPMVMWRALCENADLSTSSSKMSHVRAIDCLSQCEVEVNTRDFFEGYSKGRTYENFWPEMLKLKDWPPSDKFEDLLPRHCDEFISALPFQEYSDPRTGILNIAAKLPEGLIKPDLGPKTYIAYGIPDELGRGDSVTKLHCDMSDAVNILTHTAEVTLSQEQISAVKDIKQKHKEQNRFETNGTGVACSQEEVEKNMPEILSHENDETGNALWDIFRREDIPKLEEYLRKHCKEFRHAYCCPVTKVYHPIHDQSCYLTVEHKRKLKAEFGIEPWTFVQKLGEAVFIPAGCPHQVRNLKSCTKVAVDFVSPENIKECLRLTEEFRQLPKNHKAREDKLEASLFSLYQLINVFFLLLYVRVFVFV from the exons ATGGGCAGTGTTAGTTTGGAGCATTACAGTCTTCTGATGGAGAATTCTCTAACTTATTCTTGGTGGACCAAGAAGAAGAGAAGTTTTAGATTATTCAAGTCCAAAGGTTCTGCTAGTAGGAGGGGAGATAAAGAGGCCTGCACGAGCTCCAAGCCTGTGATATCGAGAGTCTATTGTAGGAAAAGGAAGCATTCCGTAGACGATCAAGATTTAGCGCTTGAAACCAACGACAAAAGAAGCAGCAAAGTTGAAGCTGTTCCTAAAGATGTGAAACACTCTTCTGATGATGATATCATGTTAAGTGATTGGATTACTAGGCGGAGGAACACCGTGGAAAATAGGGAAGATAAGGGCAAAGAAGAAGTTGATGCTAAATCTGAAGATGACGATGATTGCACAATATTAGAGAATCAGAGTTCTAAAAGATTCACTAGTAAAAGGAAAGACAGGCGCCAACTAGAACTTGAAGAAGACATGGAATGGGAAGAAGAAGTTAACCTGATTTCTAAGATGAAGGCATCATCCCGAAGAAGAAGGAAAGCTTCCAACATTCCTGAAAATGACACAGTTGCTACTTCTTCTCAGTCACGTTCGCCAGATTCAGAAGTATTAGATGCCCTTTTGAAAATTGGCAGTTCTGATGACTCCACAACCATTAGAAATACTTCAAAG GAGTCTAAGGAACGCAATGCAATTTGCCACCAGTGCTTGAAAGGGGAAAGGGTAACTCTTCTCATCTGCAGAGAATGTAAAGACACCATGTATTGTCTTCAATGTACAAGGAAATG GTATCCACAGTTATCTGAGGATCATGTCGTTGATAAATGTCCTTCCTGCCGCAAAAACTGTAACTGCAGCAGATGCTTGCATTTGAATGGTTTAATCAAG ACATCGAACAAGGAACTCTCAAGTTCTGAAAGACGCCAGCATCTCCAATACTTGATTTCACTGATGCTTCCATTTCTGAAAAAAATATCTGAATCCCAGAGTGAAGAGATTGAAATTGAGGCAAAGGTTCAAG GAATACTGCCATCTGAAGTTGATGTAAATAGGGCAGTAAGCTACTGTGATGAACGTGTATACTG TGATCATTGCGCAACTTCAATCGTTGACTTGCACCGCAGCTGCCCAAAGTGCTCTTACGAGCTTTGTCTGAAATGCTGCCAAGAGATTCGCCAAGGATCGATCTCTGAACGCCCTGAGATAAAGTTACACTATGTTGACAAAGGATACAAGTATATGCATGGTCTAGAAATGGAGCCGAGCTCCTCTTCTGTATCTGAGGAGGACGAAGAAGCTAAACCATCCCCTCAGTGGAATGTTGGTTTCAACGGAAGCATCACTTGCGCACCGAAAGCACTAGGTGGTTGTGGCGAATGTACGTTGAAGCTTCAGCGAATCTTACCGCGGATGCGGATGTCAGACTTGGAACAAAAGGCAGAGACTCTCTTGGCATCGTACATTATAAGCCTCCCTAGAGCGTTGAACTGTAAGTGCTCTGCCTTGGAGACAGATATGAGAAGGAAAGCAGCTTCGAGGACGACATCAAACGACAACTACTTGTTCTGTCCTGATTCTCTTGATATCTTGAAGGAAGAAGAGCTTCTGCATTTCCAAGAGCATTGGGCTAAAGGTGAACCAGTAATCGCCAGGAACGTTCTTGATAGCACACCTGGTTTAAGCTGGGAGCCGATGGTTATGTGGCGAGCTTTATGCGAAAATGCGGATTTATCAACATCAAGTTCTAAGATGTCTCACGTCAGAGCAATTGATTGTTTATCTCAGTGTGAG GTGGAGGTGAACACTCGTGACTTCTTTGAAGGTTATAGCAAGGGAAGAACTTATGAAAACTTCTGGCCTGAGATGTTGAAGCTAAAGGACTGGCCTCCTTCTGATAAATTTGAAGACCTTTTACCTCGCCACTGTGACGAGTTCATATCCGCATTACCTTTCCAAGAATATAGCGATCCTAGAACCGGAATTCTGAACATTGCAGCAAAGCTTCCTGAAGGTCTCATCAAACCGGACCTGGGTCCAAAAACTTACATTGCCTATGGGATTCCAGATGAGCTTGGTAGAGGCGATTCCGTGACTAAGCTTCACTGTGATATGTCTGATGCGGTTAATATATTGACGCATACGGCTGAAGTAACGTTAAGTCAAGAGCAGATATCTGCAGTTAAAGATATAAAGCAGAAACACAAGGAACAGAACAGGTTCGAAACAAATGGCACTGGTGTTGCATGTAGCCAAGAGGAAGTAGAAAAGAACATGCCAGAGATTCTGAGCCATGAAAATGATGAAACGGGAAATGCCCTTTGGGACATATTTAGGAGAGAAGATATTCCTAAGTTGGAAGAGTATCTGAGAAAGCATTGTAAAGAGTTTAGGCACGCTTATTGTTGCCCAGTCACAAAG GTTTATCATCCGATACATGACCAATCATGCTATTTAACCGTTGAGCATAAAAGAAAACTCAAGGCGGAGTTCG GGATCGAACCATGGACGTTTGTGCAAAAGCTAGGAGAAGCGGTGTTTATTCCTGCGGGCTGTCCTCATCAAGTTCGGAATCTGAAG TCGTGCACAAAAGTGGCAGTAGACTTTGTATCACCAGAGAACATTAAAGAGTGTCTGCGTCTGACAGAGGAGTTTCGCCAACTTCCCAAGAACCATAAGGCCAGAGAGGACAAACTTGAGGCAAGTCTTTTCTCTCTTTACCAATTAATCAATGTCTTCTTTTTGTTGTTGTATGTTCGTGTGTTTGTGTTTGTGTGA